One region of Salinibacterium sp. TMP30 genomic DNA includes:
- a CDS encoding HipA domain-containing protein: protein MVELAVELYGQRFGVISGDNYRSFDITFDPSAIATFGANSRMLSMAVPLALQPKRSLARRRRNYFAGLLPEGTQLESMARNAQLNEFDVLGLLARYGRDVAGAIQIWDINDPSEPRTPKAVPVTASEVSHMLKDFAGQPLGNARRGGKTSLPGVQPKIVLAQTTTGWARVEDGYPSTHILKPVVEKYPTMIFDEEYGSRFVRALKLAGFGSTLQQFDGTEALVIERYDRSTSAPDGRIHQEDLAQALGVPTIEKYEKYGAVTLERLSRLLAETDERNPWLTLAKMLTLSVAVGNLDMHAKNMSLLHPADGTVTIAPMYDVVPQTQYDTDGEFAFRVNGKLDHASITKADIVDEVTKWGTGRAETVVNETLEFVRDMAATETPHPSAEPSLQERIHRFSQNLLDNRMVGA, encoded by the coding sequence ATGGTTGAGCTCGCTGTAGAGCTTTACGGCCAGCGGTTCGGGGTTATCTCGGGAGATAACTACCGCTCGTTCGACATCACTTTCGACCCCTCCGCCATCGCAACGTTCGGCGCAAATAGTCGCATGCTCTCAATGGCAGTCCCGCTGGCATTGCAGCCTAAACGCAGTCTTGCGAGACGGCGCCGCAACTATTTTGCAGGTTTGCTGCCGGAGGGCACCCAACTGGAGAGCATGGCGAGGAACGCCCAACTCAACGAGTTTGATGTGCTGGGCTTGCTGGCTCGGTATGGCCGCGATGTCGCTGGGGCAATCCAGATCTGGGATATCAATGATCCCAGCGAACCGCGCACACCAAAAGCTGTGCCCGTGACTGCCAGCGAGGTAAGCCACATGCTCAAAGACTTTGCCGGGCAGCCACTCGGCAATGCCCGACGGGGCGGAAAGACGTCACTTCCCGGCGTTCAACCCAAGATTGTGCTCGCACAAACCACAACAGGGTGGGCACGGGTTGAAGACGGGTACCCGTCGACACACATCCTCAAGCCGGTCGTAGAAAAATATCCGACCATGATCTTCGACGAAGAGTATGGCTCCCGGTTCGTGAGGGCTCTCAAGCTTGCCGGATTTGGTTCCACGCTTCAACAGTTTGATGGCACCGAGGCGTTGGTCATCGAACGCTATGACCGCAGTACCTCAGCACCCGACGGTCGCATCCATCAGGAAGATCTTGCTCAGGCGCTCGGAGTTCCCACCATTGAGAAGTACGAAAAATATGGCGCGGTGACTCTGGAACGCCTCAGCCGTTTATTGGCAGAGACCGACGAACGAAACCCGTGGCTCACGCTCGCGAAGATGCTCACGCTGAGTGTGGCTGTCGGCAACCTCGATATGCACGCCAAGAACATGTCGCTGCTGCATCCGGCAGACGGCACCGTGACTATTGCACCCATGTACGACGTGGTTCCGCAGACACAGTACGACACGGATGGAGAATTCGCGTTCCGTGTCAATGGCAAGCTCGACCACGCCTCCATCACCAAAGCTGACATTGTTGACGAGGTGACGAAATGGGGAACAGGGCGCGCCGAAACGGTCGTCAACGAAACTTTAGAGTTCGTGCGGGATATGGCTGCGACAGAGACGCCACACCCCTCAGCAGAGCCATCCCTGCAGGAGCGTATTCACCGATTCAGCCAGAACCTGCTCGACAATCGCATGGTGGGCGCATAG
- a CDS encoding lycopene cyclase domain-containing protein: MIVLYLVALLISLTGMVVLDRRFTLFFWRDARRATIVLVAGVVFFLVWDFFGVGLGIFFRGETDFMTGLLIAPEVPLEEVFFLTLLCYLTMNVYGALTRTKVVAA, translated from the coding sequence GTGATCGTTCTCTACCTTGTTGCGCTGCTAATTTCGCTGACGGGCATGGTGGTGCTTGATCGACGGTTCACGCTGTTCTTTTGGCGAGATGCACGTCGCGCAACGATCGTTCTGGTCGCGGGGGTTGTGTTCTTTCTCGTGTGGGATTTCTTCGGGGTGGGGCTCGGCATCTTCTTCCGCGGTGAAACGGACTTTATGACCGGTCTATTAATCGCCCCTGAGGTGCCGCTCGAAGAAGTCTTCTTCTTGACTCTGCTCTGCTACCTCACCATGAACGTTTACGGCGCCCTGACCCGCACCAAGGTGGTCGCAGCATGA
- a CDS encoding helix-turn-helix transcriptional regulator gives MSTTTRLVVLGAVHQFQPVHGYFLRRELTARHINEWANIQPGSIYNALRSLKNDGYLAENGTETAGNRPERTTYRMTDEGEVELLRMLRNALWNVEVFDTKPVMVLTSFMYALQREEVLAGLLHRVSEIDVRITSNTRHIGDVATSTSTPRYVREIFELATARLRGEQQWARDMIERIRGGDYVFASEED, from the coding sequence ATGTCGACGACAACTCGCTTGGTCGTGCTCGGCGCTGTGCATCAGTTTCAGCCTGTTCACGGCTACTTTCTCCGCCGCGAGCTCACGGCTAGGCACATCAACGAATGGGCGAACATTCAGCCTGGCTCCATCTACAACGCGCTTCGTTCGCTCAAGAACGATGGCTACCTGGCGGAGAATGGAACCGAAACCGCCGGCAATCGCCCTGAGCGCACCACCTACCGCATGACAGACGAGGGCGAAGTCGAGTTGCTGCGGATGCTGCGCAACGCGCTCTGGAACGTCGAAGTCTTCGACACCAAACCTGTCATGGTGCTCACGTCATTCATGTATGCCCTGCAGCGTGAAGAAGTCCTTGCGGGGTTGTTGCACCGAGTAAGTGAAATCGATGTTCGAATCACCAGCAACACCCGCCACATTGGAGATGTCGCGACCTCGACATCGACGCCCCGCTATGTGCGCGAAATTTTCGAACTCGCCACCGCCCGCCTGCGCGGCGAGCAGCAGTGGGCCCGAGACATGATCGAACGTATCCGTGGCGGCGACTATGTCTTTGCCAGTGAAGAGGACTAG
- the crtI gene encoding phytoene desaturase family protein, with protein MSDVVVIGGGIAGLASAALLAKEGHRVTLLEGLPAVGGRAGSWEHDGFRFDTGPSWYLMPEVFDHFYKLMGTSAEEQLSLVTLDPGYRVYFEDETAPIDISTDLDENLALFESIEPGSAVRMKKYLKSAEETYELAKQYFLYTTFADLRTSATKPVLAKAARFIRLLIEPLSRLVARTVKDDRLRKVLGYPAVFLGSSPYLTPSMYHLMSHLDLADGVLYPMGGFTRVIESIADVARGAGVEIRTNAKVTRIVTANGVATGVEYVDAHGAIQFADADIVVSAADLHHTETQLLAAEEQTYPASYWDTKIPGPSALLLYLGVKGELPELEHHTLLFMKDWQEGFEAIFGDNPTVPEPASLYICKPSGVDPNVAPDGFENVFVLVPIPADPSIGRGELNGDGDTRIEMLADNVIAQIGDWTGIPDFAERITVRRTVGPGNFADDLNAWRGTALGPAHTLKQSAFFRAGNVSKKVKGLYYVGGSTIPGIGLPMCLISAEVLVKRLRGDTSPGPLPEPLAAQVESGPRG; from the coding sequence ATGAGTGACGTCGTTGTTATTGGTGGAGGTATTGCAGGACTTGCGAGTGCTGCTTTGCTCGCTAAGGAAGGCCACAGGGTCACGCTCCTTGAAGGTTTGCCTGCGGTAGGCGGTCGTGCCGGATCGTGGGAGCATGATGGTTTCCGGTTCGACACCGGCCCTTCGTGGTATCTGATGCCAGAAGTGTTCGACCACTTCTACAAGCTCATGGGTACGAGTGCTGAAGAGCAACTATCGCTGGTAACCCTCGATCCTGGTTACCGGGTCTACTTCGAGGACGAAACCGCGCCAATCGATATTTCGACAGACCTTGACGAGAACCTTGCGCTGTTCGAAAGCATCGAGCCTGGCTCAGCTGTTCGAATGAAGAAGTACCTGAAGTCGGCGGAAGAAACCTACGAACTCGCTAAGCAGTACTTCCTCTACACGACGTTCGCTGACCTACGCACGAGCGCGACAAAACCGGTGCTCGCTAAGGCAGCCCGCTTCATCCGCTTGCTGATTGAACCGCTCTCGCGGCTCGTGGCCCGCACGGTAAAAGATGACCGCCTGCGCAAAGTTTTGGGCTACCCGGCGGTCTTCCTGGGATCGTCGCCGTATCTCACGCCCAGCATGTATCACCTCATGAGCCACCTCGACCTCGCCGACGGCGTTCTTTACCCCATGGGTGGGTTCACTCGTGTGATCGAGAGCATCGCCGACGTTGCTCGGGGCGCCGGTGTTGAGATCCGCACCAACGCTAAGGTCACTCGCATCGTGACCGCCAATGGTGTTGCCACGGGAGTCGAATACGTTGATGCTCACGGCGCGATCCAGTTCGCCGACGCCGACATTGTTGTATCGGCCGCGGACCTCCACCACACCGAAACCCAGTTGCTCGCCGCTGAGGAACAGACCTATCCGGCGTCGTATTGGGACACGAAGATCCCTGGCCCTAGCGCGCTGCTGTTGTATCTGGGGGTCAAGGGAGAACTGCCCGAACTCGAGCACCACACACTGTTGTTTATGAAGGACTGGCAAGAAGGCTTCGAGGCGATCTTCGGAGACAACCCGACCGTGCCCGAGCCAGCCTCCCTCTATATCTGCAAGCCCAGTGGTGTTGACCCGAATGTTGCACCGGATGGCTTCGAAAACGTCTTCGTGCTGGTTCCGATTCCTGCCGACCCGAGCATCGGTCGCGGTGAGCTCAATGGTGATGGGGACACTCGAATCGAAATGCTCGCCGACAACGTGATCGCTCAAATCGGTGACTGGACCGGCATCCCTGATTTTGCCGAGCGAATCACGGTTCGCCGCACGGTTGGCCCGGGCAACTTTGCCGATGACCTTAACGCCTGGCGCGGTACCGCGCTGGGCCCAGCACACACGCTTAAGCAGAGTGCTTTCTTCCGCGCGGGCAATGTGAGTAAAAAGGTCAAGGGCCTCTACTATGTTGGCGGCTCGACGATTCCCGGTATCGGACTGCCGATGTGTCTTATCAGTGCCGAGGTACTCGTTAAGCGATTGCGCGGCGATACCTCTCCTGGTCCGCTTCCTGAGCCACTCGCTGCGCAGGTTGAGTCTGGGCCGCGAGGGTAG
- a CDS encoding TVP38/TMEM64 family protein, whose amino-acid sequence MNKTRAAILWRAGALAVFLLIVVVVALTLHLPSLEQIHSWTESAGILGVTGFIVGFALLTLAPVPKTVISIAAGAVWGLAVGIVVVILGALLGATLAFVLGRLLGRDAVEGFTGGRVRAVDEMLRRRGLLSVIGVRLIPVIPFTFINYTAGLTAVRIRDYALGTVIGIIPGTIAYVAVGAYGAALDGRFFIALGALGVLTIGGIVVAHRLRADQTTPHQVAPEPSGEQPES is encoded by the coding sequence ATGAATAAGACCCGCGCGGCGATCCTGTGGCGAGCTGGCGCGCTAGCCGTCTTTCTCCTCATCGTTGTCGTCGTGGCGCTTACCCTTCACCTTCCGTCCTTGGAACAGATTCATTCGTGGACCGAGAGTGCGGGGATTTTGGGCGTGACAGGATTCATCGTCGGTTTCGCCCTGCTCACTCTCGCCCCAGTTCCGAAGACCGTCATCAGCATTGCTGCCGGGGCGGTCTGGGGACTGGCCGTGGGGATTGTCGTCGTAATACTGGGGGCCCTTCTTGGGGCAACGCTCGCCTTCGTTCTTGGCAGGCTGCTTGGCCGGGATGCCGTCGAAGGATTTACCGGCGGGCGAGTACGGGCGGTAGACGAGATGTTGCGGCGGCGGGGTCTGCTCTCGGTGATCGGGGTGCGACTTATTCCGGTGATCCCATTCACGTTTATCAACTACACGGCCGGGCTCACGGCTGTGCGCATTCGAGACTATGCCCTCGGTACGGTCATCGGGATCATCCCCGGAACGATCGCGTATGTCGCCGTCGGCGCCTATGGAGCGGCGCTCGACGGCAGATTCTTTATTGCGCTCGGCGCGCTCGGCGTGCTCACCATTGGCGGAATTGTTGTAGCGCACCGATTGCGCGCAGACCAGACAACCCCACACCAGGTGGCCCCTGAACCGAGCGGGGAGCAGCCCGAGTCATGA
- the dcd gene encoding dCTP deaminase — protein sequence MLLSDRDIRAELKSGRIGLEPLDLDMVQPSSVDVRLDRFFRLFDNHKYPFIDPSEDQPDLTHLMEVDADQPFILHPGEFVLGSTFELVTLPDDVAARLEGKSSLGRLGLLTHSTAGFVDPGFSGHVTLELSNVATLPIKLWPGMKIGQLCFIKTTSPVESPYGSGQYGSRYQGQRGPTASRSFKNFHLTDVRANDAGSIGG from the coding sequence ATGCTTCTCAGTGATCGCGACATCCGGGCCGAACTCAAGTCTGGTCGCATTGGCCTCGAACCTCTCGATCTCGACATGGTTCAACCATCGAGCGTTGATGTGCGGCTAGACCGCTTCTTCCGACTCTTTGATAACCACAAATACCCCTTCATCGATCCGTCAGAAGATCAGCCCGATCTCACTCATCTGATGGAGGTGGATGCCGACCAGCCGTTCATTCTTCACCCCGGAGAGTTTGTGCTCGGCTCCACCTTCGAACTCGTGACGCTGCCCGATGATGTCGCCGCGCGCCTTGAGGGCAAAAGCTCGCTCGGGCGACTCGGCTTGCTCACCCACTCCACCGCGGGTTTTGTCGATCCCGGGTTCTCGGGTCATGTCACGCTCGAACTCAGCAACGTGGCGACCCTGCCGATTAAGCTCTGGCCCGGGATGAAGATCGGGCAGTTGTGTTTCATCAAAACGACCTCCCCCGTTGAATCGCCCTACGGCTCTGGCCAGTACGGTTCGCGCTATCAGGGTCAGCGTGGCCCGACGGCGAGCCGCAGCTTTAAGAACTTCCACCTCACCGACGTGCGGGCGAACGACGCCGGGTCTATCGGGGGCTAG
- a CDS encoding squalene/phytoene synthase family protein, with amino-acid sequence MSTRLKLYDRVAEDAASIVIRSYSTSFSAASRLLGMEVRQHVENIYALVRIADEIVDGGAEEAGLDLVATTRQLNELERETENAMELGFSSNLIVHAFALTAREVSFGAELTAPFFESMRMDLSQKVHDQSSFERYVYGSAEVVGLMCLCAFLHGHDVSDEQRAKLEHGARALGAAFQKVNFLRDLADDFETLGRSYFPGIDIATFTEEEKVRLLDDLDADLRDAVIGSQLPSSSKKAVALAHSLFAQLSKRIRATPASDLVRTRVRVPDVVKLRLAAAAAIGVSPRV; translated from the coding sequence GTGAGCACACGCCTCAAGCTTTACGATCGGGTCGCTGAAGACGCTGCGAGCATTGTCATCCGCAGCTATTCGACGTCATTTTCTGCTGCCTCCCGCCTGTTGGGGATGGAGGTTCGTCAGCACGTTGAGAACATTTATGCACTCGTGAGGATCGCTGACGAAATTGTTGACGGCGGTGCTGAGGAGGCTGGCCTTGACCTAGTTGCCACTACGCGCCAACTTAACGAACTCGAACGCGAAACCGAGAACGCGATGGAGCTCGGTTTCAGCTCGAATCTCATCGTTCACGCTTTTGCTTTGACCGCCCGCGAAGTGTCATTCGGTGCCGAGCTGACGGCCCCCTTCTTTGAGTCGATGCGCATGGATCTCAGCCAGAAGGTGCACGATCAGTCAAGCTTCGAGCGCTACGTCTACGGGTCGGCCGAGGTCGTTGGTCTCATGTGTCTGTGCGCATTCCTCCACGGGCATGATGTCAGCGACGAGCAGCGCGCCAAACTCGAACACGGCGCACGCGCGCTCGGTGCAGCGTTCCAAAAAGTTAACTTCTTGCGCGATCTGGCCGACGACTTCGAAACACTCGGCAGAAGCTACTTCCCTGGCATCGATATTGCGACCTTCACCGAGGAAGAAAAAGTTCGACTTCTCGATGACCTAGATGCCGACCTGCGGGATGCTGTAATCGGCTCACAACTTCCCTCCAGCAGCAAGAAGGCGGTTGCGCTCGCGCACTCCCTCTTTGCACAGCTGTCGAAGCGCATCCGGGCGACTCCGGCTAGTGACCTGGTGCGCACCCGTGTGCGCGTTCCTGATGTTGTCAAACTTCGGTTGGCTGCGGCCGCCGCGATTGGGGTGAGTCCTCGCGTATGA
- a CDS encoding carbon-nitrogen hydrolase family protein, with protein MAAHSSGTETTVAIIQHPAAVLDLAESFRRAVTHIADAAAQGAQLVVFPETWLTCYPAWVFGLAGWRDEVAQGWYRRLLEESPVVGEPGSAEDDLEPVREAARSNAVTVVMGLNERAGRESGTLYNSLITIGPDGSTLNLHRKLTPTHTERIVWGAGDGAGLRVVDTPAGRVGGLVCWEHWNPLARQALHAQDEQIHIAAWPDVPEMHHIASRSYAFEGRCFVICAGQYLSTDDVPSELRAAYRQGVGPDAPEQGLLFSGGSGVVGPDGSWVVEPVVGEACTIIATLDLGARNAHSHDLDVAGHYSRPDVLTLSVDRRRHNGGVQFTD; from the coding sequence ATGGCAGCGCATAGTTCTGGGACCGAGACGACAGTGGCGATCATCCAACATCCTGCTGCCGTTCTTGATCTTGCAGAGTCGTTCCGCCGTGCGGTGACGCACATTGCGGATGCCGCAGCGCAGGGCGCGCAGTTGGTGGTCTTTCCCGAGACGTGGTTGACCTGTTACCCCGCGTGGGTGTTTGGGCTGGCCGGGTGGCGCGACGAGGTCGCTCAGGGCTGGTACCGACGTTTGCTAGAAGAGAGCCCCGTTGTTGGCGAGCCGGGGTCTGCTGAGGATGATCTCGAGCCTGTGCGAGAAGCTGCTCGCAGTAATGCGGTCACTGTTGTGATGGGCCTGAATGAGCGTGCCGGGCGCGAGTCGGGCACGCTGTACAACTCGCTCATCACCATTGGCCCCGACGGCAGCACGCTGAATCTGCATCGCAAGCTCACCCCAACGCACACCGAACGAATTGTGTGGGGCGCGGGGGACGGTGCCGGTCTTCGGGTTGTTGATACTCCCGCTGGGCGTGTGGGTGGGCTGGTGTGTTGGGAGCACTGGAATCCGCTCGCGCGCCAAGCACTGCATGCGCAGGATGAGCAGATCCATATTGCGGCGTGGCCTGACGTTCCCGAGATGCATCACATCGCGTCGCGTTCGTACGCCTTTGAGGGTCGCTGTTTCGTGATCTGTGCTGGCCAATACCTGTCGACGGATGATGTGCCTAGTGAGCTTCGTGCCGCCTACCGGCAGGGGGTTGGGCCGGATGCTCCCGAGCAGGGTCTCCTCTTCAGTGGCGGTTCTGGCGTGGTCGGCCCCGACGGGTCTTGGGTTGTCGAGCCCGTTGTTGGCGAAGCGTGCACCATCATTGCGACCCTAGATTTGGGTGCGCGAAACGCACACAGCCATGACCTCGATGTCGCGGGCCACTACTCGCGCCCCGACGTGCTCACCCTCAGCGTTGATCGCCGCCGACACAACGGTGGGGTCCAGTTCACCGACTAG
- a CDS encoding prenyltransferase codes for MLKDLFLSSRPLSWVNTAFPFAAAYFLTTGTIDLTFVLGTIFFLVPYNLAMYGINDVFDYESDLRNPRKGGVEGALLAPRMHRPTLIAAAVTPLPFIAYLVVVGNPLSWLVLLVSMFAVVAYSAKGLRFKERPFLDSVTSSTHFVSPAIYALVLAGAAFTPQLWAVLAAFFLWGIASHAFGAVQDVLADRAADISSIGTVIGARATTRFAVLAYLAGGVFLLFAAWPGPLAAILVLPYAAMCAPFWTITDATAASANRGWRKFLALNFVTGFFVTMLLIWWALIR; via the coding sequence ATGCTTAAGGATCTCTTCCTGTCGTCTCGCCCGCTCAGCTGGGTGAACACTGCGTTCCCCTTCGCGGCAGCGTATTTCTTGACGACGGGCACGATCGATCTCACATTTGTGTTGGGCACGATTTTCTTTCTCGTGCCCTACAACTTGGCGATGTATGGCATCAACGATGTGTTCGACTATGAATCTGACCTCCGAAACCCGCGCAAGGGCGGGGTTGAGGGTGCGTTGCTTGCCCCGCGGATGCACCGGCCGACGCTCATTGCCGCTGCGGTCACGCCACTCCCGTTCATTGCGTATCTCGTGGTTGTCGGCAACCCGTTGTCTTGGCTCGTGTTGCTCGTCAGCATGTTCGCCGTGGTGGCGTATTCGGCGAAGGGCCTGCGTTTCAAGGAGCGTCCCTTCCTCGATTCTGTGACCTCAAGTACGCACTTTGTGTCGCCAGCAATCTACGCACTGGTGTTGGCGGGGGCTGCGTTTACGCCGCAACTGTGGGCGGTGCTCGCCGCGTTCTTCTTGTGGGGGATTGCATCGCACGCGTTCGGAGCGGTGCAGGATGTGCTGGCTGACCGCGCCGCCGACATCTCATCGATTGGCACCGTGATCGGCGCTCGCGCGACGACGCGATTTGCGGTTCTCGCCTACCTTGCCGGTGGGGTGTTTTTACTCTTTGCTGCCTGGCCTGGCCCACTCGCAGCAATTCTGGTCCTGCCGTATGCCGCGATGTGCGCGCCGTTCTGGACCATCACGGATGCCACAGCAGCGTCAGCGAATCGCGGTTGGCGCAAGTTCTTGGCCCTCAATTTCGTCACCGGGTTTTTCGTGACGATGCTCCTGATCTGGTGGGCGCTGATCCGCTAG
- a CDS encoding MFS transporter, with amino-acid sequence MTDKNPDNEVPRSPAVPRVANTRAIGTVGQGLIADAPIPKSRVRAWALWDWGSAAFNAVVTTFVFSTYLASGLFIDPEIVAAAGDDAKNPALVLAGANNTTIISGALTIAGILVALLAPILGQRSDGSGRRKLWLAINTGLVVVAMGAMFFVAPIPSYIYLGAALLAAGNVFFEFASVNYNAMLVQVSTPTTVGRVSGFGWGMGYIGGIVLLIILLVLFIQNFGSDTGNGLLNVPFGTEGGALDVRFAILASAAWFAIFAIPVLIAVPEIPAGARENRVSFFASYAKLFGTIKALAKKSPQVLMFLLASAVFRDGLAAVFTFGAIIAAQVFGFSPSEVIYFAVAANLVAGIGTFIGGWLDDKLGAKNVIIGSLVGLVLAGLAVLLIGDAKTGFWIAGLFLTLFVGPVQAASRSFLARITPAGREGEIFGLYATTGRAVSFLAPGLFTLFVALTGDTRFGIIGIVIVLLAGLALMLPVKAKQSVID; translated from the coding sequence ATGACGGACAAGAATCCCGACAACGAAGTCCCGAGGTCTCCCGCTGTTCCCCGCGTCGCCAACACGCGCGCGATAGGAACGGTGGGGCAAGGTCTGATCGCGGACGCACCCATCCCGAAGAGTCGCGTTCGCGCTTGGGCTTTATGGGATTGGGGCTCGGCAGCATTCAATGCTGTCGTCACGACATTCGTCTTCAGCACCTACCTCGCGAGTGGGTTGTTCATCGATCCGGAGATCGTTGCCGCCGCTGGCGATGACGCCAAAAACCCCGCCCTCGTGCTTGCCGGAGCCAACAACACCACCATTATTTCTGGCGCGCTCACCATTGCCGGAATCCTTGTCGCACTCTTGGCGCCCATCCTGGGCCAGCGTTCCGACGGCTCAGGTCGTCGCAAACTGTGGCTCGCCATCAACACCGGACTCGTCGTGGTCGCTATGGGCGCCATGTTCTTCGTGGCACCGATCCCCTCGTATATTTATCTTGGTGCCGCACTGCTTGCGGCAGGAAACGTCTTCTTCGAGTTTGCGAGCGTCAACTACAACGCCATGCTTGTGCAGGTCTCAACACCCACAACAGTAGGCCGGGTGTCGGGCTTCGGTTGGGGCATGGGCTACATCGGCGGCATTGTTCTGCTGATCATCCTGCTCGTACTGTTCATTCAAAACTTTGGCAGCGACACCGGCAACGGGCTATTGAACGTGCCCTTCGGCACTGAGGGCGGCGCGCTTGATGTGAGGTTCGCGATTCTTGCTTCCGCAGCGTGGTTCGCAATCTTCGCAATTCCCGTTCTCATCGCAGTACCCGAGATTCCGGCTGGGGCGCGAGAAAATCGGGTGAGCTTCTTCGCGAGCTACGCCAAACTCTTTGGCACCATAAAGGCACTCGCCAAGAAGAGTCCCCAGGTGCTCATGTTCCTGCTCGCCAGCGCGGTGTTCCGTGACGGACTCGCAGCGGTATTTACCTTTGGCGCGATCATCGCGGCGCAGGTATTTGGGTTCAGCCCGAGCGAAGTCATCTACTTCGCCGTCGCCGCCAACCTCGTAGCCGGTATCGGAACCTTTATTGGTGGCTGGCTCGATGACAAACTCGGCGCCAAGAATGTCATCATCGGCTCACTCGTCGGACTCGTGCTCGCGGGGCTCGCAGTGCTCTTAATCGGTGACGCCAAAACCGGGTTCTGGATTGCTGGGCTCTTCCTGACCCTCTTCGTCGGCCCAGTTCAAGCTGCCAGCCGCAGCTTCCTCGCCCGCATCACGCCGGCCGGGCGCGAAGGCGAAATCTTCGGGCTCTATGCGACCACAGGCCGTGCCGTCAGCTTCCTAGCCCCTGGACTGTTCACTCTCTTCGTCGCCCTCACCGGAGACACTCGCTTTGGCATCATTGGCATCGTGATCGTCTTGCTGGCCGGGCTCGCCCTCATGCTCCCCGTCAAAGCGAAACAGTCCGTAATCGACTAG
- the idi gene encoding isopentenyl-diphosphate Delta-isomerase: protein MTEFSEQVVLLSNAGEHIGVADKALVHTTDTALHLAFSCHVYNADGHVLVTRRALSKLTWPGVWTNSFCGHPAPGEDMADALIRRARYELGITISDVELVLPDFRYRAVDSSGIVENEICPVYRAVTADHAAPNPDEVAEFEWVDPQSLHAAVAATPFAFSPWLGWQLEQLDKLGAN, encoded by the coding sequence ATGACTGAATTCTCTGAGCAGGTCGTACTCCTCTCCAACGCAGGCGAGCACATTGGGGTCGCTGATAAAGCCCTCGTGCACACGACCGACACCGCACTTCACCTCGCGTTCTCCTGCCACGTCTACAACGCTGACGGCCACGTGCTCGTCACACGACGCGCGCTCAGCAAACTCACCTGGCCCGGAGTGTGGACCAACTCCTTCTGTGGGCACCCGGCCCCCGGTGAAGACATGGCTGACGCACTTATTCGGCGGGCACGTTACGAACTGGGAATTACCATCAGCGACGTCGAGCTTGTGCTGCCCGACTTTCGCTACCGTGCCGTCGATTCCTCCGGCATTGTCGAGAACGAGATCTGCCCCGTGTACCGTGCAGTGACCGCGGATCACGCCGCCCCTAACCCCGACGAGGTTGCCGAATTCGAGTGGGTTGACCCACAATCGCTGCATGCCGCCGTGGCCGCAACGCCGTTCGCGTTCAGTCCTTGGCTGGGGTGGCAGTTGGAGCAGCTCGATAAGCTCGGCGCGAACTAG
- a CDS encoding helix-turn-helix domain-containing protein, with the protein MRYTTRVTGPDSLGQLIQQARVASGQTQAELADELGISQRTITEIETGKSTKQMRRVFQLLTTVGVTLNGEWEVSDG; encoded by the coding sequence ATGCGATACACCACACGGGTCACCGGGCCGGACTCGCTTGGTCAACTCATCCAGCAAGCCCGTGTGGCTTCCGGGCAGACTCAGGCTGAGCTCGCGGACGAACTGGGCATATCCCAACGAACGATCACCGAAATCGAAACCGGGAAATCGACCAAGCAAATGCGACGGGTGTTTCAGCTGCTCACGACAGTCGGCGTAACTCTCAATGGCGAGTGGGAAGTGAGCGATGGTTGA
- a CDS encoding lycopene cyclase domain-containing protein yields MTYWLLNAVFLALVVALAITAVATRRTPQWHAIAITAGILLIMTAVFDNIMISVGLVGYSADAISGAFIGVAPLEDFAYTIAAVVALPCLWTLLGSRDSRKGTNA; encoded by the coding sequence ATGACCTACTGGTTGCTCAACGCGGTCTTTCTCGCTCTCGTTGTCGCGCTTGCGATCACTGCGGTCGCCACTCGGCGCACTCCGCAGTGGCACGCAATCGCGATCACTGCGGGCATCCTCCTGATCATGACTGCGGTCTTCGACAACATAATGATCTCGGTCGGTCTCGTCGGGTACAGCGCGGATGCCATTAGTGGTGCCTTCATCGGAGTCGCCCCGCTTGAAGACTTCGCCTACACAATCGCGGCCGTTGTTGCACTTCCGTGCTTGTGGACACTGCTCGGTTCGCGCGACTCCCGGAAAGGCACCAATGCTTAA